DNA from bacterium:
TTTTCTATAAAAACATGTTCTATAACCTTTGTGACAACTTGCACATTCTTGTTCTATTTTTATAAGCAATGTATCTTCGTCACAATCTAATAATATCTCCCTGACGTTTTGGATATGTCCTGAAGTTTCCCCTTTTTTCCACATTTTCTGTCTTG
Protein-coding regions in this window:
- a CDS encoding phosphoribosyl-AMP cyclohydrolase, which encodes RQKMWKKGETSGHIQNVREILLDCDEDTLLIKIEQECASCHKGYRTCFYRKVNSDGSLETIEKKIFEPKDIY